A genomic window from Gossypium hirsutum isolate 1008001.06 chromosome D10, Gossypium_hirsutum_v2.1, whole genome shotgun sequence includes:
- the LOC107941739 gene encoding beta-amylase 1, chloroplastic has translation MALNLAHQIGSLAGTQIAAEVSTGEQSSSATADVSGVRKVPLTNLRCNAPGEALSPPILTPPLTPRSEANRSAMMSPSLRPDLSAACQAFGTLSPLETAEESSASVACKEGGKKEEKKGVPVYVMMPLDSVKNVNRKKAMNAMIDVWWGLVEREAPGALTIGVATRSFSRWLRSMALKSRLSCHSISVGATSVTLAPHLLATTRLVVLLF, from the exons ATGGCGTTGAATTTGGCGCATCAGATTGGTTCTCTAGCCGGGACACAAATTGCAGCTGAAGTCAGCACCGGAGAACAATCATCCTCAGCGACGGCTGATGTGTCGGGAGTTCGGAAAGTTCCATTGACGAATCTCCGATGCAACGCCCCAGGAGAAGCTCTGTCCCCTCCAATATTAACTCCACCGTTGACGCCGCGAAGCGAGGCAAACAGGTCGGCTATGATGAGTCCGTCGCTGCGTCCGGATCTGTCCGCCGCTTGCCAGGCTTTCGGGACGTTATCACCGCTGGAGACGGCTGAGGAGTCATCGGCGTCGGTGGCGTGTAAGGAGGGAGGgaagaaagaggagaagaaagggGTTCCGGTTTACGTGATGATGCCGTTGGATAGCGTGAAGAATGTGAATAGAAAGAAGGCGATGAATGCGATGATTGACGTTTGGTGGGGTCTGGTGGAGAGGGAAGCGCCGGGTGCGCTTACAATTGGGGTGGCTACGCGGAGCTTCTCGAGATGGCTAAGAAGTATGGCCTTAAAGTCCAGGCTGTCATGTCATTCCATCAGTGTGGGGGCAACGTCGGTGACTCTTGCAC CTCATTTGCTGGCTACGACGAGGCTGGTGGTTCTTCTTTTCTGA